The following proteins come from a genomic window of Pedobacter faecalis:
- a CDS encoding ABC transporter substrate-binding protein, producing the protein MYKNSITVLMPRILLRFFYFMVLTAVAACSRHDRHDGRSVFQMNLNQNLTSLDPAFARNQNALWMINQIFNGLVQIDSNLNTVPCIAKTWQVSEDGLTYRFNLRDDVFFHEHPLFAGGKGRRVVAADFAYSFYRLIDPAVGSSGGWIFSDKIAGKHSLVAVNDSTFQITLSKPFPAFLKLLTTQYCSVVPKEIVEHYGHEFRSHPVGTGPFKFKYWKEDEVLVLLKNENYWEKVSGTKLPYLDAVRVTFVTDKQSAFMNFLKKELDFFDKVDGSYRNEILTRDGRVTNKYRYAFRLRKAPYLCTEYIGILVDTNIAVTRNSPLRHLKVRQAINYAIDRSKLVRYLRNGVGIPATAGFIPKGMPGFDTAAVKGYHYNPEKAAQLLREAGFPNGQGMPQVTLSTSTNYKDVIEFVQGELNAIGIQVKIDVSPSASLRDLIAKNGVNFFRGSWIADYPDGENYLAMFYSRNKVPFGPNYTAYYNKEFDRLFEQSYYETDENRRFKLHQQMDSMVTSYANIIPLFYDQSVTLTQNNISGLSNNAQNLLILKTVTKR; encoded by the coding sequence TTGTACAAAAATAGCATTACGGTACTCATGCCTCGTATTCTTTTAAGGTTTTTTTATTTCATGGTGCTTACAGCCGTGGCAGCCTGCAGTAGGCACGACCGGCATGACGGCAGGAGTGTTTTTCAGATGAATCTGAACCAAAACCTTACCTCGCTTGATCCCGCCTTTGCACGCAACCAGAACGCGCTGTGGATGATCAACCAGATATTTAACGGACTGGTGCAGATTGACAGCAATCTGAATACCGTGCCCTGCATTGCGAAGACATGGCAGGTTTCTGAGGATGGGCTGACTTACAGGTTTAATCTTCGTGACGATGTCTTTTTTCACGAGCACCCTTTGTTTGCCGGAGGAAAGGGCAGAAGAGTGGTGGCGGCCGATTTCGCATACAGCTTTTACAGACTAATCGACCCGGCGGTCGGCTCCTCTGGCGGGTGGATATTTTCGGACAAGATAGCCGGAAAGCATAGTTTAGTGGCGGTCAACGATTCTACCTTTCAAATTACCTTATCTAAGCCTTTCCCGGCCTTTCTCAAATTGCTTACCACACAATATTGTTCGGTGGTTCCTAAAGAAATCGTGGAGCATTACGGGCATGAATTCCGCAGCCATCCGGTCGGGACTGGTCCGTTTAAGTTCAAATATTGGAAGGAGGATGAAGTGCTGGTGCTTTTAAAAAACGAAAATTATTGGGAAAAGGTTAGCGGGACAAAGCTGCCGTACCTGGATGCAGTCAGGGTAACGTTTGTAACGGACAAACAGAGCGCGTTCATGAACTTTCTTAAAAAGGAACTGGATTTCTTTGATAAAGTAGACGGCAGTTACCGGAACGAAATATTGACCAGAGATGGGCGGGTGACCAACAAATACAGATATGCATTTCGTCTTCGTAAGGCCCCTTATTTGTGCACAGAGTATATCGGGATATTGGTAGACACCAATATCGCAGTCACAAGGAATTCGCCGCTCCGCCACCTGAAGGTGAGGCAGGCGATCAACTATGCCATCGACCGCTCCAAACTGGTCAGGTATCTCCGAAACGGTGTGGGTATCCCCGCCACCGCTGGATTTATTCCCAAAGGCATGCCTGGGTTCGACACTGCTGCTGTAAAGGGCTATCATTACAACCCGGAAAAGGCGGCGCAGCTTCTGCGCGAAGCGGGTTTCCCGAACGGGCAAGGGATGCCGCAGGTCACCTTAAGTACATCGACCAACTACAAAGATGTCATTGAATTTGTCCAGGGTGAATTAAATGCCATTGGCATACAGGTTAAAATAGATGTGAGTCCGAGTGCGAGCCTCCGCGATCTGATCGCAAAGAACGGGGTAAATTTTTTCCGGGGTTCCTGGATCGCAGATTACCCCGACGGGGAAAACTACCTCGCCATGTTTTATTCGCGGAATAAGGTGCCTTTCGGACCAAACTATACAGCCTATTACAATAAGGAGTTTGACCGCCTGTTTGAGCAGAGCTACTACGAGACGGACGAAAACCGTCGTTTTAAGCTTCATCAGCAAATGGACAGTATGGTTACCAGCTACGCCAACATCATCCCATTGTTCTACGATCAGTCGGTCACTTTAACCCAAAACAATATTAGCGGATTGAGCAATAATGCCCAGAACCTGCTGATCTTAAAAACGGTTACAAAACGCTGA
- a CDS encoding NADPH-dependent FMN reductase, with translation MITIISGTNRPSSNTLKVANYYQAQLRIKGEESRVFDLQDLPNNLIATDLYGHRSAAFKPIQEMVDRTQKFLFIIPEYNGSFPGVLKTFVDACNFPDSFYDKKAALVGVSSGKYGNVRGIDHFAGVCSYLHLHLLPLRLHIANIKSELDSNGQFFKEDTLKFTEQQISKFIAF, from the coding sequence ATGATTACGATTATATCCGGCACCAACAGACCTTCTAGTAATACGCTTAAAGTGGCCAATTATTACCAGGCTCAGCTGAGAATAAAGGGAGAGGAAAGCCGGGTCTTCGATCTCCAGGATTTGCCCAACAATTTAATTGCGACCGATTTGTACGGACATCGGAGCGCAGCGTTTAAGCCAATCCAGGAAATGGTAGACCGTACCCAAAAGTTTTTGTTCATTATCCCTGAATATAACGGAAGCTTTCCTGGGGTACTGAAAACCTTTGTTGATGCCTGTAACTTCCCAGACAGCTTTTATGACAAAAAAGCGGCATTAGTCGGAGTATCTTCGGGTAAGTATGGCAATGTGCGTGGCATAGATCATTTTGCCGGCGTATGCAGTTATCTTCATCTCCATTTGTTGCCGCTTCGATTGCATATCGCAAACATCAAATCTGAACTAGACAGTAATGGTCAGTTTTTCAAGGAAGATACGCTGAAGTTTACCGAGCAGCAGATCAGCAAGTTTATTGCGTTTTAA
- a CDS encoding ParA family protein — MSKIIALANQKGGVGKTTSSINLAASLAVLEYRTLLVDADPQANSTSGIGFDPRSIKNSIYECIINDVDPREAIQKTETPNLDLLPAHIDLVGAEIEMINLNNREYKMKAVLESVKDQYDFIIIDCSPSLGLITINALTAADSVIIPVQCEYFALEGLGKLLNTIKIVQTRLNTDLEIEGILLTMYDVRLRLSNQVVEEVKSHFQDLVFETIIQRNTRLSEAPSYGVSVIMHDANCKGAINYLNLAREIVRNNGMIKEIEDRSTATI; from the coding sequence ATGAGTAAAATAATTGCCCTGGCAAACCAGAAGGGTGGTGTCGGAAAGACCACATCTTCAATCAACCTTGCAGCAAGTCTGGCTGTGTTGGAATACCGAACTTTACTGGTTGATGCCGATCCTCAGGCAAATTCTACTTCAGGTATAGGGTTTGATCCGAGAAGCATTAAGAACAGCATTTACGAATGCATCATTAATGATGTTGATCCCCGGGAAGCCATTCAAAAAACGGAAACCCCCAATCTTGATCTGCTTCCGGCGCATATAGATCTTGTAGGAGCGGAGATCGAGATGATCAATCTTAATAACAGGGAATATAAAATGAAAGCCGTTCTGGAAAGTGTAAAGGACCAGTATGACTTTATCATTATTGACTGCTCTCCCTCTCTAGGTCTGATCACCATAAACGCTCTTACTGCGGCCGATTCGGTGATCATCCCGGTGCAGTGTGAGTATTTTGCGCTTGAAGGACTGGGCAAATTGTTGAATACCATCAAAATTGTTCAAACCCGGCTTAATACCGATCTGGAAATAGAAGGTATTCTGTTAACCATGTACGATGTGCGCCTCCGCCTTTCCAACCAGGTGGTAGAGGAAGTGAAAAGTCATTTTCAGGACCTGGTATTCGAAACGATCATACAGCGGAACACGCGTCTCAGCGAAGCGCCAAGTTATGGGGTGTCCGTGATTATGCACGATGCTAATTGTAAAGGTGCCATAAACTATCTTAATCTTGCACGCGAGATTGTTCGGAACAACGGCATGATAAAGGAAATTGAGGACAGGAGTACAGCGACTATTTAA
- a CDS encoding ParB/RepB/Spo0J family partition protein yields MTSFQRKTGLGKGLSALLDDTDAVNPPKNGGLPVAEPKQTNGSNPIGHIRIADVETNPYQPRTEFDQVALNELSESIKVQGLIQPITVRKQGQGKYQLISGERRLRASKLAGLTEIPAYIRTADDQQMLEMALIENIQRENLNAIEVALSFQRMLEECNLKQEQLGDRVGKNRSTVTNYLRLLKLPPAIQVSIRDQKISMGHARALINVNEEDKQLFIHNEIIEKGLSVRKVEELVRSINSLEVKPKTRTSSETLPEYQKLQRDLASKFSTRVKLKVSENGKGAIEIPFVSKDDLSRILELLDW; encoded by the coding sequence ATGACGTCTTTTCAGCGAAAAACAGGTTTAGGGAAAGGATTAAGTGCTTTACTGGATGATACAGATGCTGTTAATCCGCCAAAGAACGGAGGTCTCCCTGTAGCCGAGCCAAAGCAAACGAACGGCAGCAACCCGATTGGTCATATTCGCATTGCCGACGTTGAAACCAATCCATATCAGCCCCGCACCGAGTTCGATCAGGTAGCGCTTAACGAACTGTCGGAATCGATTAAAGTTCAAGGCCTGATCCAGCCAATCACAGTCAGAAAGCAGGGTCAGGGCAAGTATCAGCTTATCTCAGGAGAGCGGCGGCTTCGGGCATCGAAGCTTGCGGGACTTACGGAAATACCTGCATACATACGCACCGCCGACGATCAGCAGATGCTGGAAATGGCACTCATTGAAAACATACAGCGTGAAAACCTGAATGCGATCGAGGTGGCCCTCAGCTTCCAGCGGATGCTCGAGGAGTGTAATTTAAAGCAGGAGCAATTGGGCGACCGGGTAGGCAAAAACCGGAGCACGGTAACCAACTATCTGAGGTTATTAAAGCTTCCCCCTGCTATACAGGTGTCCATCCGCGATCAGAAAATCTCTATGGGACATGCACGTGCCCTGATAAACGTGAACGAGGAGGATAAGCAACTGTTTATTCATAACGAGATTATCGAAAAAGGGCTGTCGGTACGCAAGGTTGAGGAACTGGTACGCAGCATCAACAGCCTGGAGGTGAAGCCGAAAACCAGGACCTCTTCTGAAACCTTGCCTGAGTATCAGAAACTGCAGCGCGATCTCGCGTCTAAATTTTCTACCAGAGTAAAGCTAAAAGTTAGTGAAAACGGAAAGGGAGCTATCGAAATCCCTTTCGTATCTAAAGACGATCTTAGCCGTATATTAGAGTTATTAGACTGGTAA
- a CDS encoding DUF5683 domain-containing protein, translating to MRNVVLLCILLCGAFIAGAQDPVSPVVKDSTVKGTDTVRKKAAYVNPGKIAGRKAAFRSMMVPGLGQIGNGVTVYRLAKVAGIYTGATMLTLSYIDNNKSYKEVLTELQYRAENPGKVTPTGRYRNYPSEGLIPAKDTFRRNREVVIFSLAGLYLLNIVEAYIDARLKYFNVDDIAIKIAPDMINASPVYGLTTPAPGIKLTFNF from the coding sequence ATGCGCAATGTAGTCTTGCTATGTATTTTACTTTGTGGTGCCTTTATTGCCGGGGCTCAGGATCCTGTATCGCCGGTTGTGAAAGACTCCACGGTAAAGGGAACAGATACAGTCAGGAAAAAAGCAGCCTATGTAAACCCGGGAAAGATTGCGGGTAGAAAAGCCGCTTTCCGCTCTATGATGGTGCCTGGCCTTGGACAGATCGGAAACGGCGTCACAGTATATCGTCTGGCTAAAGTAGCCGGTATATATACCGGTGCCACCATGCTAACCCTTTCCTATATAGATAATAACAAAAGCTACAAAGAAGTACTTACTGAACTACAATACCGAGCTGAAAATCCCGGTAAAGTTACGCCTACCGGACGTTATCGAAACTATCCTTCCGAAGGACTGATCCCTGCAAAGGACACCTTTCGGAGGAACCGTGAAGTGGTTATATTTTCGCTGGCGGGGTTGTATCTGCTTAATATTGTTGAGGCCTATATTGATGCCAGGCTCAAATATTTCAATGTGGACGATATTGCCATAAAGATCGCGCCGGATATGATAAACGCGAGTCCGGTATACGGCCTTACAACGCCCGCTCCGGGTATTAAACTTACATTCAATTTTTAA
- the dapB gene encoding 4-hydroxy-tetrahydrodipicolinate reductase, which translates to MKIALLGYGKMGQIIERFAVDRGHEIVLKITVDNKDDLTETNLRKADVAIDFSAPDAAIANIYACFDANLPVVVGTTGWYGQLQEVKNECLLRNNTLLYGSNFSIGVNLFFHMNKILAKLMNDYPAYDVQVEEIHHTQKLDAPSGTAMTIAEDIIANLDRKSEWVNVVGDVLPEEGIKKEQMLIESLRIENVPGTHTVLYSSEVDDIEFKHTAHNRSGFALGAVVAAEWLEKRQGFYNITDIFNFKG; encoded by the coding sequence ATGAAAATAGCACTACTTGGTTATGGTAAGATGGGTCAGATTATTGAGCGCTTTGCTGTAGACAGGGGGCACGAGATAGTTTTGAAGATCACCGTCGATAACAAAGACGATCTTACAGAGACCAACCTGCGTAAAGCTGACGTCGCCATTGATTTTAGTGCGCCAGACGCTGCCATTGCGAATATTTACGCATGCTTCGATGCCAATCTGCCCGTAGTGGTGGGTACCACAGGCTGGTATGGTCAGCTCCAGGAAGTGAAGAATGAGTGCCTGCTGCGTAACAATACCCTTCTCTACGGGTCAAACTTCAGCATAGGGGTCAACCTCTTTTTTCATATGAACAAGATACTTGCAAAGCTGATGAACGACTATCCTGCTTATGATGTCCAGGTGGAAGAGATCCACCATACGCAAAAGCTAGACGCTCCGAGCGGCACGGCCATGACAATTGCCGAAGATATCATAGCTAACCTCGACAGAAAGAGTGAGTGGGTGAACGTCGTTGGCGATGTGCTGCCAGAGGAAGGTATTAAAAAAGAGCAGATGCTGATTGAGTCTTTGCGTATTGAGAATGTGCCCGGAACGCATACTGTACTTTACAGTTCTGAAGTGGACGATATTGAGTTTAAACACACGGCGCACAACCGTTCGGGCTTTGCCCTGGGCGCCGTTGTTGCGGCAGAATGGCTGGAGAAACGTCAGGGTTTTTACAACATCACAGATATATTTAATTTTAAAGGATAG
- the lepB gene encoding signal peptidase I yields the protein MNWKFWKKDTATDKPKKKKSKGREWLDAIVFAVIAATIIRVFFIEAYTIPTGSMERSLLIGDFLFVSKVNYGARIPMTPVAFPFAHHTMPITGTKAYWEGVQWKYHRLPGLSDIKHNDVVVFNYPQGDTVALEMQDADYYQLVRHAGWHAVNSQYTVISRPVDKRENYIKRCIGLPGDEISMKNGLAYVNGKAEKLKSTGQFSYDVEFKTTDVNFSVFEDLGFKIQEDISQQSATVFQFNGTEPMMEKVKQLDFVQSVRESAAPAGQPDADVFPFDTRRNWNVDNFGPIKIPARGLTVQLDSLTMPLYERCIRIYEGNKLEKSGNGWLINGKPATSYTFQMDYYWMMGDNRHKSLDSRYWGFVPEDHIVGKALFIWMSFNSDGSFFSKIRWNRLLKGIH from the coding sequence ATGAACTGGAAATTCTGGAAGAAAGATACAGCGACCGACAAGCCAAAGAAAAAGAAATCTAAAGGGCGAGAGTGGCTCGACGCGATTGTGTTTGCCGTTATCGCCGCTACGATTATCAGGGTGTTTTTCATAGAAGCCTATACAATTCCTACCGGCTCTATGGAGCGGTCGCTGCTCATCGGCGACTTCCTCTTTGTAAGTAAAGTTAATTATGGTGCACGCATACCGATGACGCCGGTTGCATTCCCGTTTGCGCATCACACGATGCCGATAACCGGTACCAAAGCCTACTGGGAAGGTGTGCAGTGGAAATACCACAGATTGCCAGGATTATCCGACATTAAACACAATGACGTAGTGGTGTTCAACTATCCTCAGGGTGATACCGTAGCCTTAGAAATGCAGGACGCTGACTACTATCAGCTGGTGCGGCACGCCGGCTGGCATGCGGTAAACAGTCAATATACGGTGATAAGCAGGCCGGTTGACAAGCGCGAAAACTATATCAAGCGTTGTATTGGTTTGCCGGGTGATGAAATCAGTATGAAAAACGGACTGGCCTACGTTAATGGGAAGGCCGAAAAATTAAAATCAACAGGTCAGTTTAGCTACGATGTAGAATTTAAAACGACCGATGTCAATTTTAGTGTTTTTGAAGATCTTGGTTTTAAGATACAGGAAGACATTAGTCAGCAGTCGGCCACGGTTTTCCAGTTTAACGGCACAGAACCGATGATGGAAAAAGTGAAGCAACTCGACTTTGTGCAGTCTGTACGCGAGTCGGCCGCCCCTGCCGGACAGCCCGATGCGGATGTGTTTCCTTTCGATACGCGCAGGAACTGGAATGTTGACAACTTTGGCCCAATCAAGATACCTGCCCGTGGCTTGACGGTTCAGCTCGACAGCCTGACAATGCCGCTTTACGAACGCTGCATCCGGATATACGAGGGCAACAAACTGGAAAAATCAGGAAATGGCTGGCTGATTAATGGCAAGCCGGCAACCAGCTATACTTTTCAGATGGACTATTACTGGATGATGGGCGACAACAGACATAAATCGCTCGACTCCAGGTACTGGGGATTTGTTCCCGAAGATCACATCGTCGGTAAAGCGTTATTTATCTGGATGAGTTTCAATTCAGACGGCTCTTTCTTTAGCAAGATCAGGTGGAACCGCCTGCTTAAAGGTATTCACTAG
- a CDS encoding ROK family transcriptional regulator: MALLNRKNYDLSKEIIRCLYYHGALTLTELSALSKKSLPLVTSIVNDLVAEGFLIEHGLAPSTGGRRPAAFLINPAKQLYIVAVAVDQLVAQFNIYNLRNEPQVSPCMIDLSIAGDKDALEKLITFIVENIEASGIPAESLLGVGIGMPGFVDTAKGINHSFFKNYKGKSLRSYLNERIALPVFIDNDSSLIALAELKFGTGRGLKEVLVVNIGWGIGLGMIINGKLFRGHSGLAGEFSHIPLSQSNKLCSCGKRGCLEVDTSLLVLVERAQAQMNAGVSSSLEKLFTDTSKLPGDHLLDAAKSGDPLAVSVLSEAAFLIGKGIATLIHIMNPELIVLSGRGAKAGKMLLAPVHQAIHEFCIPRLSEYTDIKVSALGSESELLGAALLVIENCEFAEIQVQLETNSKNQNTNNQNTNKATSHQLST; encoded by the coding sequence ATGGCTTTATTGAACAGGAAAAATTACGACCTCAGCAAGGAAATTATCCGGTGTTTATATTATCACGGTGCGCTCACGCTTACTGAATTAAGCGCTTTAAGCAAGAAAAGCCTCCCCTTGGTTACGAGCATTGTCAACGATTTGGTTGCTGAGGGGTTTCTTATAGAGCACGGCTTGGCGCCTTCTACAGGCGGTCGCCGACCAGCGGCGTTTTTGATCAATCCGGCGAAGCAGCTGTACATTGTAGCTGTAGCGGTGGACCAACTGGTGGCTCAATTTAATATTTACAACTTAAGAAATGAGCCGCAGGTTTCCCCATGTATGATCGACCTCAGCATTGCTGGCGACAAAGATGCGCTCGAGAAGCTGATTACATTTATTGTCGAGAATATTGAGGCCTCCGGTATCCCAGCAGAGTCACTGTTGGGTGTCGGTATCGGAATGCCTGGTTTTGTTGACACCGCGAAGGGCATCAACCATAGCTTCTTTAAGAACTACAAGGGGAAAAGCCTGAGATCTTACCTGAATGAGCGAATCGCCCTGCCGGTTTTTATTGATAACGATTCCAGTCTTATTGCCCTGGCCGAACTAAAGTTCGGTACAGGCAGAGGCCTTAAAGAGGTGTTGGTGGTAAATATCGGGTGGGGTATCGGCCTAGGTATGATCATTAACGGCAAATTGTTCAGGGGGCATAGCGGTCTTGCAGGCGAATTCAGCCATATTCCACTTTCGCAAAGCAACAAACTGTGTTCCTGCGGTAAGCGCGGTTGCCTTGAAGTAGATACTTCCCTGCTCGTACTCGTGGAGCGCGCGCAAGCACAGATGAATGCCGGAGTAAGTTCCAGTTTGGAGAAGCTTTTCACAGACACCTCGAAGTTGCCCGGTGATCACCTGCTGGATGCGGCAAAGTCAGGCGATCCGCTTGCGGTATCTGTGCTTTCTGAAGCTGCATTTCTCATCGGAAAAGGTATTGCCACACTCATACACATCATGAACCCTGAGCTTATCGTATTGAGCGGAAGGGGTGCGAAAGCAGGTAAGATGCTGCTGGCACCAGTCCACCAGGCCATACATGAGTTCTGCATACCCCGGCTTTCGGAGTATACAGATATCAAGGTTTCGGCCCTCGGCTCAGAGTCGGAGTTACTCGGTGCCGCACTGCTTGTTATTGAGAATTGTGAATTCGCGGAAATACAAGTTCAGTTAGAAACAAACAGTAAAAACCAGAATACCAATAATCAGAATACCAATAAAGCAACTAGTCATCAATTATCAACTTAA